A region of Oceanicoccus sp. KOV_DT_Chl DNA encodes the following proteins:
- the serB gene encoding phosphoserine phosphatase SerB, with amino-acid sequence MKEIILINIAGDDKPGLTSSVTEILASYDVNVLDIGQAVIHDTLSLGILVEVPTSSESSPLLKDILFRTHELGLTVRFSPINEQDYEHWVSGQGKPRHIITLLARMITAEHISAVTAVVANNQLNIDRIDRLSGRIALDDVLQQNKACVEFSVRGAVTDIAAFRSQLMELAIQFDIDIAFQEDNMFRRNRRLVVFDMDSTLIETEVIDELAKAAGVGEQVAAITERAMQGELDFTESFKARVALLKGLDESVLAGIAANLPITEGAEHLVSTLKKLGYKTAILSGGFTYFGEYLQNKLGIDYVYANTLEIEHGKVTGNVSGRVVDGDRKAELLQEIASQERISLEQAIAVGDGANDLPMLSIAGLGIAFHAKPIVKESAKQSISTLGLDGILYLLGIGDRHVAPQQEPES; translated from the coding sequence GTGAAAGAGATTATTTTAATTAACATTGCCGGGGATGATAAACCGGGTTTGACCTCGTCAGTGACAGAAATTCTAGCCAGCTATGATGTGAATGTATTGGATATTGGCCAGGCAGTTATTCATGACACCCTGTCGCTGGGTATTTTGGTGGAAGTGCCAACATCGTCTGAGTCGTCGCCATTGCTGAAGGATATTTTGTTCCGTACCCATGAATTGGGTTTAACGGTGCGTTTTTCCCCTATCAATGAGCAGGATTACGAGCATTGGGTTTCGGGACAGGGCAAACCACGGCATATTATAACCTTGCTGGCGCGGATGATTACCGCTGAGCATATTTCAGCGGTGACGGCGGTGGTGGCCAATAATCAATTGAATATTGATCGTATAGATCGCTTGTCCGGGCGCATTGCGCTGGATGATGTGCTGCAGCAAAACAAAGCCTGTGTAGAGTTTTCCGTGCGCGGAGCGGTTACCGATATTGCCGCTTTTCGCAGTCAGTTGATGGAGCTGGCTATTCAGTTTGATATCGATATCGCCTTTCAGGAAGATAATATGTTCCGGCGTAATCGCCGCTTAGTAGTGTTTGATATGGACTCTACTTTGATCGAAACCGAAGTGATCGATGAGCTAGCCAAAGCTGCTGGTGTGGGTGAGCAAGTAGCGGCAATCACCGAGCGGGCGATGCAGGGTGAACTTGATTTTACTGAGAGCTTTAAAGCGCGAGTCGCACTCTTAAAAGGTTTGGATGAGTCAGTGCTGGCGGGTATTGCTGCCAATTTGCCTATTACTGAAGGTGCAGAGCACTTGGTCTCTACCCTGAAGAAGCTGGGCTACAAAACGGCAATTCTCAGCGGTGGCTTTACTTATTTTGGCGAGTATTTACAAAATAAACTCGGTATTGACTATGTGTATGCCAATACGTTAGAAATTGAACATGGCAAGGTCACAGGTAATGTTTCTGGACGGGTGGTTGATGGTGACCGTAAAGCTGAATTACTGCAGGAAATTGCCTCACAGGAAAGGATTTCTTTAGAGCAGGCAATTGCCGTTGGTGACGGCGCTAACGATTTACCGATGTTGAGTATTGCCGGTCTCGGTATTGCCTTTCATGCCAAGCCGATAGTGAAAGAATCTGCCAAGCAATCCATTTCAACGTTAGGTTTGGATGGGATTTTATATTTATTGGGGATTGGCGATCGCCATGTCGCTCCGCAACAGGAACCCGAGTCGTGA
- the parC gene encoding DNA topoisomerase IV subunit A translates to MSDQFNIAADGVEQISLKTYTEKAYLDYSMYVILDRALPNIADGLKPVQRRIVYAMSELGLKAAAKYKKSARTVGDVIGKFHPHGDTSVYEAMVLMAQDFSYRYPLIDGQGNWGSSDDPKSFAAMRYTESKLAGFAELLLSELGQGTVEWQANFDGTMDEPKVLPSKVPTVLLNGTTGIAVGMATDIPPHNMREVVSACIHLLDEPRASIEQLMEHIQGPDFPTDAEIITPRADILNIYKTGKGSIRMRALWQKEGTDIVITALPHQVSGAKVLEQIAQQIHAKKLPMVADLRDESDHESPTRLVIIPRSNRVDVEPMMNHLFASTDLEKTYRVNLNMIGIDGKPEVKTLDKILSEWLLFRSETTKRRLQHRLQKVEERLMRLAALMIVYLNVDEVIRIIREEENPKQELIARFDLVEMQAEYILETKLRQLARLEEMKIKEEEEALEKEKENLEQIIGSPRRLKTLVRKELLAAVEEYGDDRRSPIVSREEARAFSEEELMTTEPVTVVLSVKGWIRSAKGHEIDPQSLSYKSGDSFHLAAKGKSNQSAVILDSGGKAYTVSAHSLPSARGQGEPLTGRINSPSGASFEGLMMGGQDELYLLASDAGYGFVVKLADLQTKNKAGKAALSLPKGGQVLQPGMVGGTHTDGAFVAAVTNEGRMLLFPLSELPTMARGKGNKIIGIPASRVQAREEYLIAVAILRETDTLRVYAGKRHVNMKFSELDHYLGERGRRGHKLPRGFQKVDAVEVVSKEAKKPE, encoded by the coding sequence ATGTCCGATCAGTTCAATATCGCCGCCGATGGCGTTGAACAAATCTCCCTTAAAACCTACACCGAGAAGGCTTATCTGGATTATTCCATGTACGTTATTCTCGATCGTGCTTTACCTAATATTGCCGATGGTTTGAAACCAGTGCAGCGGCGCATTGTGTATGCAATGAGTGAGCTGGGCTTAAAGGCAGCGGCAAAATACAAAAAATCGGCACGTACCGTCGGTGATGTAATTGGTAAGTTTCACCCCCATGGTGATACCTCGGTGTATGAAGCGATGGTATTAATGGCGCAGGACTTTTCCTACCGATACCCGTTGATTGATGGTCAGGGTAACTGGGGCTCTAGTGATGACCCAAAATCTTTCGCGGCGATGCGATACACCGAATCGAAACTGGCGGGCTTTGCGGAATTATTATTGTCCGAATTGGGTCAGGGCACGGTTGAGTGGCAAGCTAACTTCGATGGCACTATGGATGAGCCCAAAGTATTGCCATCAAAAGTGCCAACGGTATTGCTCAATGGCACTACCGGGATTGCGGTGGGTATGGCAACGGATATTCCTCCCCACAATATGCGTGAGGTGGTAAGCGCCTGTATTCATTTGTTAGATGAACCCAGGGCCAGCATTGAACAATTGATGGAGCATATCCAGGGGCCGGACTTCCCAACTGACGCAGAGATTATTACCCCCAGAGCAGATATCCTGAATATCTACAAAACGGGCAAAGGTAGTATTCGGATGCGAGCCCTGTGGCAGAAAGAAGGGACTGATATTGTTATTACCGCGTTACCGCATCAGGTGTCTGGTGCCAAGGTTTTGGAACAAATTGCCCAGCAAATTCACGCGAAAAAATTACCGATGGTCGCAGATTTGCGCGATGAGTCGGATCACGAAAGCCCGACTCGTCTGGTTATCATCCCGCGTTCAAATCGTGTAGACGTCGAGCCGATGATGAATCATTTATTTGCGTCTACTGATCTTGAGAAAACCTATCGGGTCAACCTCAATATGATTGGTATTGACGGCAAGCCGGAAGTAAAGACGCTGGATAAAATTTTATCAGAATGGCTATTGTTCCGGTCCGAGACAACAAAGCGTCGCTTGCAACACCGTTTGCAAAAAGTAGAAGAGCGCTTGATGCGATTGGCAGCATTGATGATCGTGTATCTCAATGTAGATGAAGTCATTCGCATTATTCGTGAAGAAGAAAATCCCAAGCAAGAATTGATTGCGCGCTTTGATTTGGTCGAAATGCAGGCCGAATATATTTTGGAAACCAAATTGCGTCAGTTGGCACGTTTGGAAGAAATGAAAATCAAGGAAGAAGAAGAGGCACTGGAAAAAGAAAAGGAAAATCTGGAACAGATTATTGGCTCGCCGCGTCGACTAAAAACCCTGGTACGCAAAGAACTATTGGCTGCTGTTGAAGAGTATGGCGATGATCGTCGGTCGCCAATAGTCAGTCGTGAAGAGGCAAGAGCCTTTAGCGAAGAAGAATTAATGACCACCGAACCAGTTACCGTAGTGTTATCGGTTAAGGGCTGGATACGTTCGGCGAAAGGGCATGAGATTGATCCGCAAAGTTTAAGTTATAAATCAGGTGATAGTTTTCATCTGGCCGCGAAAGGTAAATCTAATCAGTCGGCGGTTATTCTGGATTCTGGGGGTAAGGCTTATACCGTCAGTGCGCATAGCTTGCCATCGGCACGAGGTCAGGGAGAGCCACTTACTGGTCGTATTAACTCGCCCTCAGGTGCCAGTTTTGAAGGCCTGATGATGGGTGGCCAGGACGAATTGTATTTGTTGGCCTCTGATGCCGGTTATGGTTTTGTAGTCAAGCTGGCTGATCTGCAAACCAAAAATAAAGCGGGTAAAGCGGCATTGTCGTTACCGAAAGGCGGGCAAGTATTACAGCCAGGAATGGTTGGCGGTACTCATACTGATGGTGCTTTTGTCGCAGCAGTTACCAATGAAGGCCGGATGTTATTGTTCCCCTTATCGGAGTTGCCGACCATGGCGCGTGGTAAGGGTAATAAAATTATTGGTATTCCTGCGTCGAGAGTGCAGGCGCGTGAAGAGTACTTGATTGCTGTCGCGATACTTCGCGAGACTGACACATTGCGAGTTTACGCCGGTAAGCGTCACGTTAATATGAAGTTTAGTGAGCTGGATCATTATTTGGGTGAGCGCGGCCGCCGAGGGCATAAATTACCCCGTGGCTTCCAGAAAGTAGATGCGGTGGAAGTGGTGAGTAAAGAGGCTAAAAAGCCCGAATAG
- a CDS encoding DUF6653 family protein produces the protein MDFARLTEKLMSMDDSIWERHANPWSVYTRFTILPLISIAFWSRELIGLYSVLPISLAFLWAWLNPRVFSVPITTNNWASMGTFGERIYLNRKHVPIPMHHVKPAKLLQILSALGLPIFIFGLYSLNFSALLLGNIWIMVFKSWFVDRMVWLFMDMQSRDSNYQRWLKS, from the coding sequence ATGGACTTCGCTAGACTTACCGAAAAACTGATGTCCATGGACGACTCCATCTGGGAAAGACATGCAAATCCCTGGAGTGTCTATACCCGGTTTACAATTTTACCTTTAATCTCGATCGCATTTTGGTCAAGAGAACTCATCGGACTATACTCAGTACTTCCTATCAGCCTTGCTTTTTTATGGGCATGGCTTAACCCACGGGTTTTTTCTGTTCCAATAACAACTAACAACTGGGCATCGATGGGAACATTTGGTGAACGCATCTATCTAAACCGCAAACATGTGCCCATACCCATGCATCATGTAAAGCCTGCAAAGCTTCTTCAAATTTTATCAGCTCTCGGCCTCCCCATTTTTATTTTTGGTTTATACAGTTTAAATTTTTCGGCTTTGTTGTTAGGCAACATCTGGATAATGGTCTTCAAATCGTGGTTTGTAGACCGCATGGTCTGGCTGTTTATGGATATGCAAAGTCGTGATTCGAATTACCAACGCTGGTTAAAATCGTAA
- a CDS encoding DUF3703 domain-containing protein, which produces MSKFSKSIAPFVAMEITAAKNYRNRGDFAVEFSHLENAHVLGQESTYHHVKVHCLMLLWGLRQRRVGEIVGQLIRILGAATKTAIGFVPTGNTGGSNISPFKSIPIKPELSAIISRAKATQ; this is translated from the coding sequence ATGTCTAAATTTTCGAAAAGTATTGCACCGTTTGTAGCGATGGAAATTACCGCCGCCAAAAATTATCGCAACAGAGGTGATTTTGCTGTCGAATTTTCTCACCTTGAAAATGCCCACGTGTTAGGCCAAGAGTCGACCTATCATCATGTTAAAGTACATTGCTTGATGTTGCTGTGGGGTCTAAGGCAACGCCGGGTTGGTGAGATTGTTGGTCAATTAATAAGGATATTAGGCGCCGCTACCAAAACGGCTATTGGCTTTGTACCAACAGGTAATACGGGCGGCAGTAATATCAGCCCGTTTAAATCAATACCCATCAAGCCAGAGTTGTCAGCAATAATAAGCCGCGCCAAAGCAACTCAGTAA
- a CDS encoding EAL domain-containing protein, with translation MARKSTIKLLLINESDNEGERLVSLFRNAGRVTRVHRATSPEDLHSTLEKDHWDLLIANDKHPEIAVEQCLEQLAKLSLDLPAIVIRDDNIEAALEAGATDVISSEQDQHLIHSALRELRNLEQRRELASTLDKLSDAEARSELLLSESQDAIAYVADGMLVSCNDVFGERFGYDSIDDLDCAPVVDLISDADQDKFKGLLKTQINNGSGSTDFSFTAIKKSGENFTAVMQLSCAVFDDEDCIQLSIKEHSSNASSQTVANFDRDPATGLYSHDYFLSQLDSSNKQAAAGTGQAVLLFIGIDKFTALRSRFGITQAHNIVLDIANFIQQHSDNVSCLAHFCDDGFTMLIEDSSTDKTKKYADDLCSKFAQHIIEIDGQSLQCTASIGLLDINGQLQRDANDLIDLVFNTAESLRDEDGTGNSAEVHIPVREKKTLGDSSNDDELDSFLEEALEDSRFTLNFQPVVSLRGSSGGDHYEVTTTMLGEDGEALHANQFLQNMNFGGVNTRLDRWIILEATKQLASELEQNHATHLFINLTANALQDESLIPWLGVALKAGGITPGSLILQFLETDITNYLKPAKIFSDAIGELGCKLSISGFGKADDPFKILQQVHASHVKIAAEFAQALQNGGDTQSLKAMVSSIGEEDAKAIISGVENAAALAQLWQIGVDYIQGSYMAAPSKKMDYEFTDIA, from the coding sequence ATGGCCAGAAAAAGTACTATAAAATTATTATTAATTAATGAGTCAGACAACGAAGGCGAGCGCCTGGTAAGTTTGTTCAGAAATGCAGGTCGCGTTACCAGGGTACACCGCGCCACCTCCCCTGAAGATTTGCACAGCACGCTGGAAAAAGACCACTGGGACCTGTTAATTGCCAATGATAAGCATCCGGAGATTGCCGTTGAGCAATGCCTGGAACAACTCGCCAAATTATCCCTTGATTTACCTGCCATCGTTATCCGTGACGATAATATAGAAGCGGCACTGGAAGCCGGCGCCACCGACGTTATCAGTAGCGAACAAGACCAGCACTTGATTCATTCCGCGTTACGCGAACTACGCAACTTGGAACAACGCCGGGAACTCGCCAGCACACTCGATAAACTAAGTGATGCAGAAGCACGTTCTGAATTATTACTATCAGAGTCACAAGATGCTATTGCTTATGTCGCTGACGGCATGTTAGTCAGCTGTAATGACGTTTTTGGTGAACGTTTTGGCTATGACAGTATTGACGATCTGGATTGTGCTCCGGTAGTTGATTTAATTAGCGATGCTGATCAAGATAAATTCAAAGGGCTACTAAAAACACAAATCAACAATGGCAGTGGTAGCACCGACTTCAGCTTCACCGCCATTAAAAAAAGCGGCGAAAACTTTACCGCAGTAATGCAACTAAGCTGCGCAGTATTTGATGATGAAGACTGTATTCAACTTAGCATCAAAGAACACAGTAGCAATGCAAGTAGTCAGACTGTTGCCAATTTCGATCGTGATCCAGCAACTGGCCTCTATAGCCACGATTACTTCCTTTCACAACTGGACTCATCAAATAAACAAGCCGCTGCAGGAACCGGGCAAGCAGTCTTATTATTTATTGGCATCGATAAATTTACTGCACTACGCAGTCGTTTTGGCATTACTCAGGCTCACAATATCGTTTTAGACATTGCAAACTTTATTCAACAACATAGCGACAATGTTAGCTGTTTAGCACATTTTTGTGATGACGGTTTTACTATGCTAATAGAAGACAGCAGCACTGATAAAACCAAAAAATATGCTGACGATCTCTGTAGTAAATTCGCGCAGCACATTATTGAAATCGATGGACAATCGCTGCAATGCACAGCAAGTATTGGTTTATTAGATATAAACGGCCAACTACAACGTGACGCAAATGACCTCATTGATTTGGTATTTAATACCGCTGAGTCATTACGCGATGAAGATGGTACCGGTAATAGTGCCGAGGTTCACATACCCGTTCGTGAAAAGAAAACGCTCGGCGATTCATCCAATGATGACGAACTCGACAGTTTTCTTGAAGAAGCGCTTGAAGATTCTCGCTTCACGCTAAACTTTCAACCGGTAGTCAGTTTAAGAGGCTCCAGCGGCGGCGATCACTATGAAGTCACCACCACTATGCTAGGTGAAGACGGTGAAGCATTACATGCCAATCAGTTTTTACAAAACATGAATTTTGGCGGCGTAAATACTCGACTTGATCGCTGGATCATCCTGGAAGCCACCAAACAGCTAGCGTCAGAACTGGAACAGAATCATGCTACTCACTTATTCATTAATTTAACGGCTAACGCGCTACAAGATGAAAGCTTGATTCCATGGCTGGGCGTCGCATTAAAAGCAGGCGGCATAACACCGGGATCACTGATACTGCAATTTTTAGAAACTGATATTACCAACTACCTGAAGCCCGCCAAAATATTTTCTGATGCTATCGGCGAACTCGGCTGCAAACTTTCAATCTCCGGGTTTGGTAAAGCAGATGATCCCTTTAAAATCTTACAGCAAGTACATGCCAGCCATGTAAAAATAGCTGCCGAGTTTGCACAAGCGTTGCAAAATGGTGGCGATACACAATCGCTGAAAGCGATGGTTAGCAGTATCGGTGAAGAGGACGCCAAAGCCATCATCAGCGGGGTTGAAAACGCAGCCGCTTTAGCCCAGCTTTGGCAAATTGGCGTCGACTATATTCAGGGCTCGTATATGGCTGCACCTTCCAAAAAAATGGATTACGAGTTTACTGATATTGCTTAA